One Candidatus Nitrososphaera evergladensis SR1 genomic window carries:
- a CDS encoding SRPBCC domain-containing protein — protein MEEIHTTVVIDTPAFVVWNIIADFPKYPEWNPFILKISGELKIDSKLEMEIKLANEKIVHDEFVVLDAETEREIAWGGKNGGNLFGVEHRLAIQPLAYSRVTFLQTVRFGGDIVSLVARNLQPLLGKQLESMNVALKQRAEQSWKENPPPDKSDVAG, from the coding sequence GTGGAAGAAATCCACACAACGGTCGTTATTGACACTCCAGCGTTTGTAGTGTGGAATATAATTGCAGATTTTCCAAAGTATCCCGAATGGAATCCTTTCATCCTAAAGATAAGCGGCGAGCTGAAAATAGACTCCAAACTTGAAATGGAGATCAAGCTTGCCAACGAGAAGATCGTGCACGACGAATTTGTAGTGTTGGACGCGGAGACAGAACGCGAAATAGCTTGGGGCGGAAAAAATGGAGGAAATCTCTTTGGCGTGGAGCACCGGCTTGCAATACAGCCTCTTGCGTACAGCCGTGTGACGTTCCTTCAGACCGTGCGGTTTGGAGGAGACATTGTTTCGCTTGTTGCAAGAAACCTGCAGCCGCTGCTTGGCAAGCAGCTAGAAAGCATGAACGTGGCGCTAAAGCAACGGGCGGAACAAAGCTGGAAGGAAAACCCGCCGCCCGACAAGAGCGATGTAGCCGGCTAA
- a CDS encoding RAD55 family ATPase — MSNSAALAKTWIPGFDSLIGGGFPRSSFIILAGHPGTGKSTFAIQFLLNGAMNAKEPGVYASFLEREEIFMRNMSKSYGFDIKKSIEENTLRFLEFTPLASEAVSDTLNKIVKTVMETGAKRLVIDSLNALFGDVPPTEQRRILEIVLNRIIKDQGCTVIAILEQSIGKTEIGFGIEEFVADGLIVFESYIEGYEAKKRAIIRKLRGTQHSSRYQAILLNPREGISFLQLAG; from the coding sequence TTGTCAAACTCTGCAGCGTTGGCCAAAACTTGGATCCCCGGATTTGATAGTTTGATAGGGGGTGGATTTCCCCGCTCAAGCTTTATCATACTTGCGGGTCATCCTGGGACCGGCAAGTCTACTTTTGCAATACAATTCTTGTTAAATGGCGCTATGAATGCAAAGGAGCCGGGTGTTTACGCCTCATTTCTTGAGCGTGAAGAAATTTTTATGCGCAACATGTCAAAGAGCTATGGCTTTGACATCAAAAAATCTATCGAAGAAAATACCCTCCGTTTTCTAGAATTCACGCCCCTAGCATCAGAAGCAGTATCGGATACTCTGAATAAAATTGTCAAGACAGTTATGGAAACTGGCGCCAAGAGGCTGGTAATAGATTCGCTGAATGCGCTCTTTGGTGATGTGCCTCCTACGGAACAGAGAAGGATCCTAGAGATCGTATTAAACAGGATAATAAAAGACCAAGGGTGTACAGTCATCGCCATACTGGAGCAGAGCATAGGCAAAACCGAGATTGGCTTTGGAATTGAGGAATTTGTCGCAGATGGCTTAATTGTCTTTGAGTCTTACATTGAAGGCTACGAGGCAAAGAAAAGAGCAATAATCAGAAAGCTGCGCGGGACCCAGCATAGTTCTAGGTATCAGGCCATTCTCTTGAATCCGAGAGAAGGGATCTCATTTCTACAGTTGGCCGGATAG
- a CDS encoding MCP four helix bundle domain-containing protein, with the protein MTICTPPLSVCKAFLYSLILGAICALKQALFSRKCRSQASTFSMQTRALLVLSFVIISVIPASLLSAISFFSLSRLEQSISNIYLGTVTIISNLSDGHKDLIEMRLNVGRLISATDDQQKQGILKQIEQNEGNFLRTLIGYKEIDDFPLQIDILQRRGLSNMTSYEDSLLTQVNDDWLEYQQARNMVITLTNEGSRENATAYSNTVAADRFSKLATSYNKIVDLNNNLASIMFDESQSVAKQAYTFAVITSASSIAFAVAAAFLISKRLAPSVDELQREARKKIEMFISKGIGGKGRGNDDSSKLATTISTNNVQKEKTSESTPSALIQTGRNNSDNNNNDNLVPEELEEQVGDLLQKGPMILLHFSQYKELMERQHASEDNQQQTRIRTVADSLLDYYLTTATGDASSSPSSSSTSLRTTSSSSPSSESSARDKKTNLVLITKRTSNLYSLGRNAGATIYVLSSSSQDPITTSADGLLVISINQTSLILEAIKRTLRENPNSVIVLDNITELIHKLGFAKVFSLIQSVSDEVSPYPNSRIIVLINENAHPRNEVEAIATICNAFIR; encoded by the coding sequence TTGACAATATGTACCCCACCATTATCGGTTTGTAAGGCATTTTTATACTCTCTTATTTTAGGCGCAATATGTGCCCTAAAACAAGCACTTTTTAGTCGGAAGTGTCGAAGCCAAGCAAGTACATTTTCAATGCAGACTAGGGCGTTGCTTGTCTTGTCATTCGTAATAATTTCGGTAATTCCAGCTTCGCTTCTATCTGCGATATCGTTCTTTTCTCTTTCAAGACTGGAGCAAAGTATATCCAACATTTACCTTGGAACCGTGACTATTATCAGCAATCTATCGGATGGTCACAAAGATCTGATAGAAATGAGGCTAAACGTGGGCCGTCTTATCTCTGCCACTGACGATCAACAGAAACAAGGCATTTTAAAGCAAATAGAGCAGAACGAAGGCAATTTTCTAAGGACCCTAATAGGATACAAAGAGATAGATGACTTTCCATTGCAAATAGACATACTTCAACGTCGAGGGCTGAGCAACATGACCTCGTATGAGGATTCGCTGCTTACTCAGGTTAATGACGACTGGCTAGAATATCAGCAAGCGAGAAACATGGTCATCACTTTAACCAACGAAGGATCGAGAGAGAACGCAACGGCGTATTCCAATACAGTTGCCGCAGACAGGTTCTCAAAGCTGGCAACAAGCTACAACAAAATTGTAGACCTGAACAACAACTTGGCATCCATAATGTTTGATGAATCTCAGTCAGTTGCCAAGCAAGCGTATACATTTGCAGTTATTACGTCTGCCTCATCCATCGCCTTTGCAGTTGCAGCAGCTTTTCTCATCTCCAAAAGGCTTGCTCCTTCGGTCGACGAATTGCAGAGGGAAGCAAGAAAGAAGATCGAGATGTTTATTTCAAAAGGCATTGGCGGCAAAGGAAGAGGCAATGACGACTCGTCAAAGCTAGCTACTACAATCTCGACCAACAACGTGCAGAAAGAAAAAACTAGTGAATCAACTCCCTCTGCATTAATTCAGACTGGTAGGAACAATAGTGACAACAATAATAATGACAATCTTGTACCCGAAGAGCTTGAGGAGCAAGTTGGAGACCTATTGCAGAAAGGACCAATGATACTACTGCATTTCAGCCAATACAAAGAATTAATGGAGAGACAGCATGCATCCGAAGATAATCAACAACAGACAAGGATAAGAACAGTAGCCGATTCTCTGCTTGATTACTACCTTACGACAGCTACCGGCGACGCCTCATCATCGCCATCCTCATCATCAACATCATTAAGAACAACATCGTCATCGTCGCCATCATCAGAATCCTCTGCCAGAGATAAAAAAACCAATCTCGTGCTGATAACGAAGAGGACCAGCAATCTGTATTCGCTTGGGCGCAACGCGGGTGCAACAATTTATGTCCTGTCATCGTCATCGCAAGATCCAATTACAACATCAGCAGATGGGCTTTTAGTCATATCAATCAACCAGACGTCACTAATCTTGGAAGCCATCAAACGCACCTTACGGGAAAATCCAAATTCTGTAATAGTTTTGGACAATATTACAGAATTAATTCATAAGCTTGGATTTGCAAAGGTATTTTCACTTATCCAAAGTGTGTCTGATGAAGTTTCACCGTATCCAAATTCGAGAATAATTGTATTGATCAATGAGAATGCACATCCTCGAAATGAGGTAGAGGCTATTGCGACTATTTGCAACGCGTTCATAAGATAA
- a CDS encoding Lrp/AsnC family transcriptional regulator: MIPVAASLTTEQYNSSASSKKADEYAIEVGTSPEMHKECQSRHEILKELEDLGVNSEELASVSIDSLAGLLKGLHALIDAHSEQHRRRPGRPKRSESDMPVLTKSDKTILHHLFSSQGHVSSLKLSRELDIPLSTIQRRRKRLQDGLLETHYSLRIEKLGWRSATLLISTTNRAIESIGTEILGMSDLVSSVSRAMGGSNFDLRVEVVFKTNADLMTLIDRIKLTEGVSGIIWSESLKLIGKKDTNDKIINST; encoded by the coding sequence ATGATACCGGTGGCTGCATCGCTAACAACCGAACAATACAATAGCTCTGCATCATCCAAAAAAGCTGACGAATATGCAATTGAAGTAGGAACAAGTCCAGAAATGCACAAGGAATGTCAATCCAGACATGAAATCCTGAAAGAATTGGAGGATCTTGGCGTTAATTCAGAAGAACTGGCTTCAGTGTCGATAGATAGTCTTGCAGGTCTTTTGAAGGGACTGCACGCCTTGATTGACGCTCATAGCGAGCAGCACAGGAGGAGACCTGGAAGGCCAAAAAGAAGTGAAAGCGACATGCCGGTTTTGACAAAGTCGGACAAGACTATACTGCATCATCTGTTCTCATCACAGGGGCACGTCTCATCTCTTAAACTATCAAGAGAACTGGACATTCCCTTAAGTACAATTCAAAGGAGACGAAAGCGTCTGCAAGATGGCCTACTTGAGACCCATTACTCTCTTCGGATAGAAAAGCTTGGTTGGAGAAGTGCGACTCTGTTGATTTCAACAACGAATAGGGCAATAGAAAGTATCGGAACGGAGATTCTAGGCATGAGTGATCTTGTGTCTTCTGTTTCAAGAGCAATGGGAGGCAGTAACTTTGATCTCCGTGTGGAAGTGGTGTTCAAGACAAATGCGGATCTGATGACACTAATAGATAGAATAAAGTTGACCGAAGGGGTAAGTGGCATCATTTGGAGTGAATCTCTAAAGTTAATCGGTAAGAAAGACACCAACGACAAGATTATCAATTCGACCTGA
- a CDS encoding cation:proton antiporter, whose amino-acid sequence MVAEAAQVIQDFAIVMVIASVMALVFYKIKQPMVIGYIAAGMVIGPYTPPFSLISHPEVVNLLAEIGIVLLLFVVGLEYPIAKLRSVGKKALVIAMTEAFGTLALGYVVGQAMGLALFDSLFLALSISVTSTVIVMRVLEELGMLQDKASVLLLGVAVIEDIIIVSILAVLQSVASTGSLSILEIGVSIGLVLAFIGGALFIGSKTVPKFVDLIGRTNHHDLVIVAVLGVAFGLSFIANEIGISVAAGAFFAGVLVAESKSHAVARVLSMPLRDMFAALFFVSVGALMDISLLPLFIAPALILIATSFGSKFATVYFSAKLLRTDKKTSMKAGFALSASGGELALVTAKGGADVGATSAFILPMVGTMTIITTFLSPYVIKFGWKLANSLRGEKKEEEEKEKEEKREEGGDLPPS is encoded by the coding sequence ATGGTAGCAGAAGCAGCCCAAGTTATCCAGGATTTTGCAATTGTGATGGTAATTGCTTCTGTCATGGCCCTTGTCTTTTACAAGATAAAGCAACCAATGGTCATAGGCTACATCGCGGCAGGGATGGTCATCGGCCCTTACACCCCGCCGTTTTCATTAATCTCCCATCCAGAGGTTGTCAATCTTCTTGCAGAGATAGGGATTGTCTTGCTGCTATTCGTTGTCGGCCTAGAATATCCTATAGCCAAGCTGCGGTCGGTTGGAAAGAAGGCCCTTGTCATAGCAATGACCGAGGCTTTTGGCACGTTGGCTCTTGGCTATGTCGTAGGCCAGGCGATGGGGCTGGCGCTGTTTGACAGCCTGTTTCTGGCGCTTTCAATCTCTGTCACAAGCACGGTGATAGTGATGCGCGTGCTTGAAGAGCTTGGAATGTTGCAAGACAAGGCATCGGTTCTACTTCTTGGTGTTGCAGTAATCGAAGATATCATCATAGTCTCTATCCTTGCAGTATTGCAGTCAGTTGCATCAACCGGCAGCCTTTCAATACTGGAAATAGGCGTCTCTATCGGCCTTGTTCTAGCGTTCATTGGAGGCGCTTTGTTTATCGGATCCAAGACCGTTCCCAAGTTCGTAGACCTTATTGGCAGGACCAACCACCACGATCTGGTCATAGTAGCTGTTTTGGGCGTGGCCTTTGGCTTGTCGTTCATTGCAAACGAGATAGGGATATCTGTTGCAGCCGGAGCCTTTTTTGCAGGCGTGCTTGTAGCAGAATCCAAGTCTCATGCGGTGGCTCGAGTATTGTCAATGCCTTTGAGGGACATGTTTGCAGCCCTCTTCTTTGTCTCTGTGGGCGCGCTTATGGATATTTCCCTGCTTCCGCTCTTTATAGCACCTGCCCTAATACTTATTGCAACGTCCTTTGGGTCAAAATTTGCAACCGTGTACTTTTCTGCCAAGCTGCTTCGCACTGACAAAAAGACCTCAATGAAGGCGGGCTTTGCCCTGTCCGCATCTGGAGGCGAGCTTGCACTTGTGACAGCCAAGGGTGGCGCTGACGTTGGCGCGACAAGCGCCTTCATACTTCCCATGGTCGGTACGATGACTATAATCACCACATTCCTTTCGCCTTATGTCATCAAGTTTGGCTGGAAGCTTGCCAACTCTTTAAGGGGAGAAAAGAAGGAAGAAGAAGAAAAAGAAAAAGAGGAAAAACGGGAAGAAGGCGGCGACCTGCCTCCATCTTAA
- a CDS encoding Lrp/AsnC ligand binding domain-containing protein, which translates to MFIECVEGSQNDLLQRIKEIPGVSYAYKLDKTYNLVVKVESDSVDKFALAIAQIRKLGNLLNTDTMVGFKG; encoded by the coding sequence ATGTTTATAGAGTGTGTAGAAGGTAGCCAGAATGACCTATTGCAGAGGATAAAGGAAATTCCCGGGGTATCCTACGCTTACAAACTAGACAAGACATACAATCTAGTCGTCAAGGTAGAATCAGACTCGGTCGACAAATTCGCGCTGGCGATAGCGCAGATCAGGAAATTGGGAAATCTCTTGAATACCGATACAATGGTAGGATTCAAAGGCTAG
- a CDS encoding archaellin/type IV pilin N-terminal domain-containing protein, translating into MVIEFHSISDAMSNKTFDARNNNRRAKKGISPVIATVILVAVAVVIAAALAGFSSSLYCHFTLWRSYGVI; encoded by the coding sequence ATGGTTATAGAATTCCATTCTATATCGGATGCTATGTCTAACAAGACATTTGACGCAAGAAACAACAATAGAAGGGCAAAAAAAGGCATCTCGCCTGTCATTGCAACAGTCATACTCGTTGCAGTCGCAGTCGTGATAGCCGCAGCGCTGGCCGGCTTCTCATCCAGTCTTTATTGTCACTTTACCCTGTGGCGAAGCTACGGTGTTATCTGA